One segment of Cardiocondyla obscurior isolate alpha-2009 linkage group LG13, Cobs3.1, whole genome shotgun sequence DNA contains the following:
- the LOC139107628 gene encoding solute carrier family 2, facilitated glucose transporter member 1 isoform X3 — MTVKSADLEVPYFRRAGLNGRLAFAIAAAALGSSFQHGYNTGVVNAPQQLIEDWIKDLKTNRTGVPTEKTEVTLIWSLAVSIFCVGGMIGGSLVGWVADRFGRKGGLLLNNILVVLTVIFEGSAKAARSYEMIIIGRFLIGINSGLNAGLAPMYLAEISPVHLRGAVGTVYQLVITISILVSQILGLEQILGTTEQWPLLLCLTIVPAIFQICTLPLCPESPKYLLLNRGKDMDAQRALSWLRGTIEVHEEMEEMRTEYESVKLVPKVTLRELFVNPALRIPLFISIMVMFAQQLSGINAVMFFSTKIFRMAQLDKHAAQNATMGVGAMNVFMTIISLVLVEKAGRKTLLLIGFGGMFLDTALLAICLVFAETSRAAAYFSIFLVIMFVVLFATGPGSIPWFLVSELFSQSARPPATSVAIAVNWTANFIVSIGFLPLQEVMGAYVFIIFAVLQLFFTLFIYKKVPETKNKTMEEISSMFRQISYQ, encoded by the exons atgacagtAAAGTCAGCGGATCTCGAGGTGCCATACTTTAGAAGAGCG GGTCTCAATGGCCGGTTAGCGTTCGCTATCGCGGCAGCTGCTCTCGGTTCATCGTTTCAACATGGATATAATACCGGCGTGGTTAACGCACCTCAACAG CTTATCGAGGACTGGATCAAAGACCTCAAGACGAACCGCACGGGTGTCCCGACGGAAAAGACGGAGGTGACGTTGATCTGGTCGCTTGCGGTCTCGATATTCTGCGTCGGCGGAATGATAGGTGGTTCCCTGGTAGGCTGGGTGGCGGACCGCTTCGGCAGGAAGGGCGGCCTGCTGTTAAACAACATCTTGGTTGTCCTGACTGTGATCTTCGAGGGTAGCGCCAAGGCGGCGAGGAGCTACGAGATGATAATCATCGGCAGGTTCCTCATCGGTATTAATTCCGGGCTGAACGCCGGCTTGGCGCCGATGTATCTGGCCGAGATCTCGCCCGTGCACTTGCGCGGTGCCGTGGGCACGGTTTATCAACTGGTCATCACCATTTCGATTCTGGTGTCGCAAATACTCGGCCTGGAGCAAATCCTTGGCACCACCGAGCAGTGGCCGTTGCTGTTGTGCCTGACGATCGTACCGGCGATCTTCCAGATCTGCACGCTGCCACTCTGTCCCGAGAGCCCGAAATATCTGCTGCTTAATCGTGGCAAAGACATGGACGCGCAAAGAG CGCTGTCCTGGCTGCGCGGCACGATTGAAGTCCACGAGGAGATGGAGGAGATGCGGACAGAGTACGAGTCGGTGAAGCTGGTGCCGAAGGTTACCCTACGCGAGCTCTTTGTTAATCCGGCGCTTCGCATTCCTCTATTTATCTCGATCATGGTCATGTTCGCCCAGCAACTGTCCGGTATAAACGCCGTCATGTTTTTCTCAACCAAGATCTTCAGGATGGCACAGCTCGACAAGCACGCCGCTCAGAACGCCACGATGGGAGTTGGCGCTATGAACGTTTTCATGACCATCATTTCTTTGGTTCTGGTAGAAAAGGCAGGTAGAAAAACGCTACTCTTGATCGGCTTCGGCGGCATGTTCCTGGATACAGCTCTACTCGCAATTTGTCTTGTATTCGCT GAAACCTCGCGGGCGGCGGCGTATTTCTCGATCTTTCTCGTTATCATGTTCGTCGTCCTGTTCGCCACCGGGCCAGGAAGCATTCCGTGGTTCCTGGTGTCAGAGTTATTCAGTCAATCCGCCCGACCACCCGCTACCTCCGTCGCCATCGCCGTAAACTGGACCGCAAACTTCATCGTTAGCATCGGCTTCCTGCCTCTGCAAGAAGTGATGGGCGcttacgtatttattattttcgcagtGCTACAACTATTCTTTACGCTCTTCATATACAAGAAAGTGCCGGAGACGAAGAACAAGACGATGGAAGAGATCAGCAGCATGTTCAGGCAGATATCGTATCAGTGA
- the LOC139107628 gene encoding solute carrier family 2, facilitated glucose transporter member 1 isoform X2, producing MGMEKEKSNDEIQEQATTPTALAPTPKTTTTDKDWGLNGRLAFAIAAAALGSSFQHGYNTGVVNAPQQLIEDWIKDLKTNRTGVPTEKTEVTLIWSLAVSIFCVGGMIGGSLVGWVADRFGRKGGLLLNNILVVLTVIFEGSAKAARSYEMIIIGRFLIGINSGLNAGLAPMYLAEISPVHLRGAVGTVYQLVITISILVSQILGLEQILGTTEQWPLLLCLTIVPAIFQICTLPLCPESPKYLLLNRGKDMDAQRALSWLRGTIEVHEEMEEMRTEYESVKLVPKVTLRELFVNPALRIPLFISIMVMFAQQLSGINAVMFFSTKIFRMAQLDKHAAQNATMGVGAMNVFMTIISLVLVEKAGRKTLLLIGFGGMFLDTALLAICLVFAETSRAAAYFSIFLVIMFVVLFATGPGSIPWFLVSELFSQSARPPATSVAIAVNWTANFIVSIGFLPLQEVMGAYVFIIFAVLQLFFTLFIYKKVPETKNKTMEEISSMFRQISYQ from the exons GGTCTCAATGGCCGGTTAGCGTTCGCTATCGCGGCAGCTGCTCTCGGTTCATCGTTTCAACATGGATATAATACCGGCGTGGTTAACGCACCTCAACAG CTTATCGAGGACTGGATCAAAGACCTCAAGACGAACCGCACGGGTGTCCCGACGGAAAAGACGGAGGTGACGTTGATCTGGTCGCTTGCGGTCTCGATATTCTGCGTCGGCGGAATGATAGGTGGTTCCCTGGTAGGCTGGGTGGCGGACCGCTTCGGCAGGAAGGGCGGCCTGCTGTTAAACAACATCTTGGTTGTCCTGACTGTGATCTTCGAGGGTAGCGCCAAGGCGGCGAGGAGCTACGAGATGATAATCATCGGCAGGTTCCTCATCGGTATTAATTCCGGGCTGAACGCCGGCTTGGCGCCGATGTATCTGGCCGAGATCTCGCCCGTGCACTTGCGCGGTGCCGTGGGCACGGTTTATCAACTGGTCATCACCATTTCGATTCTGGTGTCGCAAATACTCGGCCTGGAGCAAATCCTTGGCACCACCGAGCAGTGGCCGTTGCTGTTGTGCCTGACGATCGTACCGGCGATCTTCCAGATCTGCACGCTGCCACTCTGTCCCGAGAGCCCGAAATATCTGCTGCTTAATCGTGGCAAAGACATGGACGCGCAAAGAG CGCTGTCCTGGCTGCGCGGCACGATTGAAGTCCACGAGGAGATGGAGGAGATGCGGACAGAGTACGAGTCGGTGAAGCTGGTGCCGAAGGTTACCCTACGCGAGCTCTTTGTTAATCCGGCGCTTCGCATTCCTCTATTTATCTCGATCATGGTCATGTTCGCCCAGCAACTGTCCGGTATAAACGCCGTCATGTTTTTCTCAACCAAGATCTTCAGGATGGCACAGCTCGACAAGCACGCCGCTCAGAACGCCACGATGGGAGTTGGCGCTATGAACGTTTTCATGACCATCATTTCTTTGGTTCTGGTAGAAAAGGCAGGTAGAAAAACGCTACTCTTGATCGGCTTCGGCGGCATGTTCCTGGATACAGCTCTACTCGCAATTTGTCTTGTATTCGCT GAAACCTCGCGGGCGGCGGCGTATTTCTCGATCTTTCTCGTTATCATGTTCGTCGTCCTGTTCGCCACCGGGCCAGGAAGCATTCCGTGGTTCCTGGTGTCAGAGTTATTCAGTCAATCCGCCCGACCACCCGCTACCTCCGTCGCCATCGCCGTAAACTGGACCGCAAACTTCATCGTTAGCATCGGCTTCCTGCCTCTGCAAGAAGTGATGGGCGcttacgtatttattattttcgcagtGCTACAACTATTCTTTACGCTCTTCATATACAAGAAAGTGCCGGAGACGAAGAACAAGACGATGGAAGAGATCAGCAGCATGTTCAGGCAGATATCGTATCAGTGA
- the LOC139107628 gene encoding solute carrier family 2, facilitated glucose transporter member 1 isoform X4, with the protein MELKGLNGRLAFAIAAAALGSSFQHGYNTGVVNAPQQLIEDWIKDLKTNRTGVPTEKTEVTLIWSLAVSIFCVGGMIGGSLVGWVADRFGRKGGLLLNNILVVLTVIFEGSAKAARSYEMIIIGRFLIGINSGLNAGLAPMYLAEISPVHLRGAVGTVYQLVITISILVSQILGLEQILGTTEQWPLLLCLTIVPAIFQICTLPLCPESPKYLLLNRGKDMDAQRALSWLRGTIEVHEEMEEMRTEYESVKLVPKVTLRELFVNPALRIPLFISIMVMFAQQLSGINAVMFFSTKIFRMAQLDKHAAQNATMGVGAMNVFMTIISLVLVEKAGRKTLLLIGFGGMFLDTALLAICLVFAETSRAAAYFSIFLVIMFVVLFATGPGSIPWFLVSELFSQSARPPATSVAIAVNWTANFIVSIGFLPLQEVMGAYVFIIFAVLQLFFTLFIYKKVPETKNKTMEEISSMFRQISYQ; encoded by the exons GGTCTCAATGGCCGGTTAGCGTTCGCTATCGCGGCAGCTGCTCTCGGTTCATCGTTTCAACATGGATATAATACCGGCGTGGTTAACGCACCTCAACAG CTTATCGAGGACTGGATCAAAGACCTCAAGACGAACCGCACGGGTGTCCCGACGGAAAAGACGGAGGTGACGTTGATCTGGTCGCTTGCGGTCTCGATATTCTGCGTCGGCGGAATGATAGGTGGTTCCCTGGTAGGCTGGGTGGCGGACCGCTTCGGCAGGAAGGGCGGCCTGCTGTTAAACAACATCTTGGTTGTCCTGACTGTGATCTTCGAGGGTAGCGCCAAGGCGGCGAGGAGCTACGAGATGATAATCATCGGCAGGTTCCTCATCGGTATTAATTCCGGGCTGAACGCCGGCTTGGCGCCGATGTATCTGGCCGAGATCTCGCCCGTGCACTTGCGCGGTGCCGTGGGCACGGTTTATCAACTGGTCATCACCATTTCGATTCTGGTGTCGCAAATACTCGGCCTGGAGCAAATCCTTGGCACCACCGAGCAGTGGCCGTTGCTGTTGTGCCTGACGATCGTACCGGCGATCTTCCAGATCTGCACGCTGCCACTCTGTCCCGAGAGCCCGAAATATCTGCTGCTTAATCGTGGCAAAGACATGGACGCGCAAAGAG CGCTGTCCTGGCTGCGCGGCACGATTGAAGTCCACGAGGAGATGGAGGAGATGCGGACAGAGTACGAGTCGGTGAAGCTGGTGCCGAAGGTTACCCTACGCGAGCTCTTTGTTAATCCGGCGCTTCGCATTCCTCTATTTATCTCGATCATGGTCATGTTCGCCCAGCAACTGTCCGGTATAAACGCCGTCATGTTTTTCTCAACCAAGATCTTCAGGATGGCACAGCTCGACAAGCACGCCGCTCAGAACGCCACGATGGGAGTTGGCGCTATGAACGTTTTCATGACCATCATTTCTTTGGTTCTGGTAGAAAAGGCAGGTAGAAAAACGCTACTCTTGATCGGCTTCGGCGGCATGTTCCTGGATACAGCTCTACTCGCAATTTGTCTTGTATTCGCT GAAACCTCGCGGGCGGCGGCGTATTTCTCGATCTTTCTCGTTATCATGTTCGTCGTCCTGTTCGCCACCGGGCCAGGAAGCATTCCGTGGTTCCTGGTGTCAGAGTTATTCAGTCAATCCGCCCGACCACCCGCTACCTCCGTCGCCATCGCCGTAAACTGGACCGCAAACTTCATCGTTAGCATCGGCTTCCTGCCTCTGCAAGAAGTGATGGGCGcttacgtatttattattttcgcagtGCTACAACTATTCTTTACGCTCTTCATATACAAGAAAGTGCCGGAGACGAAGAACAAGACGATGGAAGAGATCAGCAGCATGTTCAGGCAGATATCGTATCAGTGA